The Methanothermobacter tenebrarum genome window below encodes:
- a CDS encoding ZPR1 zinc finger domain-containing protein, whose amino-acid sequence MKIDCPLCHGQKSLDISTHLEKIPYFGEVMESTLICHECGYRYSDVLCLDQGDPMRYSLWVESETLNARVVKSQSATIKIPELGLKVEPGPRSTAYISNIEGVIERFQAAVKMALKLFEDEKAQERSLNLLEDLKKVRNGEKKVKVILEDPMGQSFIAHPKASKRRLTSEEIKKLKTGFITIER is encoded by the coding sequence ATGAAAATTGACTGTCCATTATGTCATGGCCAAAAATCATTGGATATTAGCACGCATTTGGAGAAGATACCATATTTTGGCGAGGTCATGGAATCAACGCTTATATGTCATGAATGTGGATATCGCTACAGTGACGTTCTCTGCCTAGATCAGGGAGACCCTATGAGATACTCTTTATGGGTTGAATCTGAAACCCTAAATGCGAGAGTGGTTAAATCACAATCAGCCACTATAAAAATACCAGAACTAGGCTTGAAAGTCGAGCCGGGGCCACGGTCTACAGCTTATATTTCAAATATTGAAGGAGTTATCGAGAGATTCCAAGCAGCTGTTAAAATGGCTTTAAAACTCTTCGAGGATGAGAAAGCCCAGGAAAGATCCCTTAATTTACTTGAGGATCTTAAAAAGGTTAGGAATGGTGAGAAAAAGGTTAAGGTCATATTGGAGGATCCTATGGGTCAAAGCTTTATAGCTCATCCAAAGGCTTCGAAGCGCAGGTTAACCAGTGAGGAAATCAAAAAACTTAAAACAGGTTTTATAACAATCGAGAGATAG